In one Brevibacillus composti genomic region, the following are encoded:
- a CDS encoding chromate transporter, translating to MIYWQLFLAFFRIGLFGYGGGPTMVPLFYTECVKKYKWVKEEDFTDNLAMANALPGPIGTKLAAYVGYHVKGWTGALIANCAMVLPTVLVMIGLLQVIYRWKDAPGVYGMIQAIQPVIAVMTAVLTWEFLQKGWQGSKKKSGAVAMLALSLVMLLFLDWHPGIVVGIALVLSFGYATWAIYKQRRSRGDEGGAV from the coding sequence ATGATCTATTGGCAGTTGTTTTTGGCCTTTTTTCGAATCGGCCTTTTTGGATATGGAGGAGGACCGACGATGGTCCCCTTGTTTTATACCGAGTGTGTAAAGAAGTACAAATGGGTGAAGGAAGAGGACTTTACTGATAATCTGGCGATGGCCAACGCCCTTCCCGGACCCATCGGCACCAAACTGGCAGCCTATGTCGGCTATCACGTAAAAGGCTGGACGGGGGCGCTCATCGCCAACTGCGCGATGGTGCTCCCTACGGTGCTGGTCATGATCGGCCTGCTTCAAGTCATCTACCGGTGGAAGGATGCGCCAGGCGTCTACGGGATGATCCAGGCGATTCAGCCAGTGATCGCCGTGATGACGGCTGTCCTCACGTGGGAGTTCCTGCAAAAAGGCTGGCAGGGGAGCAAAAAGAAGAGCGGTGCCGTGGCCATGCTCGCGCTCTCTCTGGTGATGCTGCTCTTTTTGGACTGGCATCCCGGCATTGTCGTCGGGATTGCACTGGTCCTGTCTTTTGGCTATGCCACCTGGGCCATTTACAAGCAGCGCAGGAGCAGAGGCGATGAGGGGGGAGCCGTATGA
- the ltrA gene encoding group II intron reverse transcriptase/maturase, whose translation MNASKLANYTDAKARQLWTTLYLCAKENPKRRFHALYDKVYRPDILAEAWRRVRANKGSGGVDGQTIERIVHEYGESKFLNEIYLDLKRKRYHPAPVRRTYIPKADGKQRPLGIPTIRDRVVQMATKMVIEPIFEADFKDCSYGFRPKRNAHQAIAQIRKASKQAYWVVDVDIKGYFDNINQEKLMKLVEQRISDRRVLKLIRKWLQAGVMEGVQFHETDWGTPQGGVISPLLANIYLNYMDTIWEKQFSHLGKLVRYADDFVVMCKTKKDALESIQVIKAIMSKLDLTLSKEKSRLINIWDNTAGFDFLGFHHRKFPVLIKGGKRIYVMSHIPSKKAMKEMRRKIKMYTEPRSKLYWPLHEVVQGLNRKLKGFKNYYSISTIAARWLNRIDWYVIERLTLFVNKKRNVRNKHSRVGEVMKATRGSLVKLAGEDYRMPKKEEHRKAV comes from the coding sequence GTGAATGCAAGTAAACTTGCTAACTACACCGATGCAAAAGCTCGACAACTTTGGACAACCCTATATCTTTGTGCCAAGGAAAATCCAAAACGGCGATTTCATGCTCTGTATGACAAGGTGTATCGTCCTGACATCCTCGCCGAAGCATGGCGCAGAGTGCGTGCCAACAAAGGAAGCGGCGGAGTGGACGGACAGACAATCGAAAGAATTGTACATGAATACGGAGAGAGTAAATTCCTCAATGAAATCTACCTCGACCTAAAGAGAAAACGGTACCATCCGGCACCAGTTCGACGCACGTACATTCCAAAAGCGGATGGGAAGCAAAGACCGCTTGGCATCCCGACGATACGAGATCGAGTTGTCCAAATGGCAACCAAAATGGTCATTGAGCCAATTTTCGAGGCGGACTTTAAAGATTGCTCATATGGATTCCGACCGAAACGAAATGCCCACCAGGCGATTGCACAAATCAGAAAAGCGAGCAAACAGGCATATTGGGTAGTTGATGTAGACATCAAGGGGTACTTTGACAACATCAATCAGGAGAAGCTGATGAAACTGGTTGAGCAAAGGATTTCGGACCGCAGAGTACTAAAACTGATTCGAAAATGGCTGCAAGCAGGTGTCATGGAAGGTGTACAGTTCCATGAAACGGATTGGGGAACTCCGCAAGGAGGAGTAATTTCGCCGCTGCTTGCGAACATTTACCTCAACTACATGGATACAATCTGGGAGAAACAATTTTCTCATCTTGGCAAATTAGTTCGATACGCCGATGATTTCGTGGTCATGTGCAAGACGAAAAAGGATGCCTTGGAAAGCATTCAGGTTATAAAGGCCATTATGAGCAAACTTGACCTGACTCTTAGCAAGGAAAAGTCTCGATTGATCAATATCTGGGACAACACCGCAGGCTTTGACTTCCTCGGTTTTCATCATCGAAAATTTCCCGTTCTCATTAAAGGTGGAAAAAGGATATATGTCATGTCACATATTCCAAGCAAGAAAGCAATGAAAGAAATGAGACGGAAAATTAAGATGTACACCGAACCGCGCAGCAAGTTGTACTGGCCGCTGCATGAGGTGGTACAAGGGCTTAATCGAAAGCTTAAGGGATTCAAGAACTACTATTCAATTTCAACTATAGCAGCAAGATGGTTAAACAGAATTGATTGGTATGTAATAGAAAGGCTGACGCTATTCGTTAACAAGAAAAGGAATGTGCGAAACAAGCATTCCAGGGTCGGGGAGGTAATGAAAGCCACACGGGGATCATTGGTGAAACTTGCCGGAGAGGACTACCGAATGCCAAAGAAAGAAGAGCATCGGAAAGCCGTATGA
- a CDS encoding FtsX-like permease family protein encodes MTFRQFAFNNVSRNKRTYAAFFLSSVFSVLIFFIYAMFIFHPGVEDGKVHRFVASGMVAAEYIIFLFAFFFLFYCVGAFLKRREKEFGILMMHGMTRGQQNVLIFMENMMIGALSLLFGIGLGMVLGKLFFQFAGFLLDVEPLPFYLPWEAMLLTIGCFLFLFVAISVFTLLFLKRKSLLELLQGSQRPKQEPKASVFLSLLAAVLLGLAYTLAFWVEGPLVVVMLIPVSALTIAGTYLLFTQLSVFLIRLLKRNRHFYWNRTNIVTLSDLAYRMKDNARMFFLVCIVSTVAFCAIGTLAALASSITETTVKTNPFAFSYRAVADEKRNAEQVAKIDQALQAGGFAFEKLETTTKYLSRGEEFEDVAIIGLSEYNRAARAANQEEVEAGEGEAVFFQLWPGEKIDLQPFVTGGQSLQPKVVTMMPVLSSLNASRIVVVPDQVFAQTTADGLENNYLYSVEDWKQTNELSEKLMTELSEGDTGPYSFRARAPIYHELKQMANTSLFIGLFVGLLFFVAAGSFLYFRLYTDLENDRRQYGAITKIGLSERELSRIVTTQVALLFFVPILVAIVHSAVAFFSLQSLLKLMLIASVAKPTAIVLASFVLVQFIYFWIIRNRYLFNLKQSLG; translated from the coding sequence ATGACCTTTCGTCAATTCGCGTTTAACAACGTCTCCCGGAACAAGCGGACCTATGCGGCTTTCTTTCTCAGCAGCGTCTTCTCGGTGTTGATCTTTTTCATCTACGCGATGTTTATCTTCCATCCCGGTGTCGAGGACGGCAAAGTACACCGCTTCGTCGCGTCGGGAATGGTGGCGGCGGAGTACATCATTTTCCTGTTCGCGTTTTTCTTCCTGTTCTACTGTGTCGGAGCCTTTCTGAAGCGGCGGGAGAAGGAATTCGGGATCTTGATGATGCACGGTATGACACGTGGTCAGCAAAATGTGCTGATTTTCATGGAAAACATGATGATCGGCGCGCTCTCACTCCTGTTCGGGATTGGCCTCGGCATGGTGCTGGGCAAGCTGTTCTTCCAATTTGCCGGATTCCTGCTGGATGTGGAGCCGCTCCCCTTCTATCTGCCCTGGGAAGCGATGCTGCTGACGATCGGCTGCTTTTTATTCCTGTTTGTGGCGATCTCCGTGTTCACCCTGCTGTTTTTGAAGCGAAAAAGCCTCCTGGAGCTGCTGCAGGGAAGCCAGCGTCCCAAGCAGGAGCCCAAGGCGTCCGTCTTTTTGTCCCTCTTGGCTGCCGTCTTGCTGGGCCTTGCCTATACGCTGGCATTCTGGGTCGAAGGACCGCTGGTCGTGGTGATGCTGATTCCGGTGAGCGCCTTGACGATCGCCGGGACGTATCTGCTGTTTACCCAGCTCAGCGTCTTTTTGATCAGGCTGCTCAAACGAAACCGGCATTTTTACTGGAACCGGACCAATATCGTCACGCTGTCTGATCTGGCTTACCGGATGAAGGACAATGCGCGGATGTTCTTCCTCGTCTGTATCGTCTCGACCGTGGCGTTTTGCGCGATCGGCACCCTCGCCGCCCTGGCCTCCTCGATCACGGAAACGACCGTAAAGACCAATCCGTTTGCTTTCAGCTACCGCGCCGTCGCGGACGAGAAGCGGAATGCCGAGCAGGTGGCCAAGATCGATCAGGCTTTGCAGGCCGGGGGCTTTGCCTTTGAAAAGCTGGAAACGACGACGAAGTACCTGTCCAGAGGAGAGGAATTCGAAGACGTCGCCATCATCGGCTTGTCCGAGTACAACCGGGCAGCGCGTGCCGCCAACCAGGAGGAAGTGGAGGCAGGGGAAGGAGAGGCCGTCTTTTTCCAGCTCTGGCCGGGCGAAAAGATCGATCTTCAGCCGTTTGTCACAGGCGGTCAGTCCTTGCAGCCAAAAGTAGTGACGATGATGCCTGTGCTGTCGTCGTTAAACGCCTCGCGCATCGTCGTGGTGCCGGATCAGGTGTTTGCCCAAACGACGGCAGATGGTTTGGAAAACAACTATTTGTACAGCGTAGAGGATTGGAAGCAAACCAATGAGCTCAGCGAAAAGCTGATGACAGAACTGAGCGAGGGCGACACGGGGCCGTATTCCTTCCGCGCCCGCGCTCCGATCTATCACGAACTGAAGCAAATGGCCAATACCAGCCTCTTTATCGGCTTGTTTGTCGGGTTGCTGTTTTTCGTCGCGGCAGGGAGCTTCCTCTATTTCCGGCTCTATACCGATCTGGAAAACGACCGCAGACAGTACGGGGCGATTACGAAGATCGGACTGTCGGAGCGGGAGCTCTCCCGAATCGTCACGACACAGGTGGCTCTCCTGTTCTTCGTCCCGATTCTGGTCGCGATCGTCCACAGCGCGGTGGCTTTCTTCTCACTGCAGAGCCTGCTGAAGCTGATGCTGATCGCTTCTGTGGCAAAACCGACCGCGATCGTCCTGGCCAGCTTCGTGCTCGTGCAGTTCATCTATTTCTGGATCATTCGCAACCGCTATCTGTTTAATTTAAAGCAGTCACTCGGGTAA
- a CDS encoding SH3 domain-containing protein, with the protein MDRRAGSTANTPIETFIRVKNPDTNLRSDPKTNYPVVGIVQPGHMFPIVQTEGDWYLIQFPDQSFAYIASWIVDRVLPDGSQMLGGADSLGIDWGHGMTGSETVYIYHTHNRESWRNVASHTNGNSVDDPAMRLETAYPGLSRGIILKGSRSLG; encoded by the coding sequence ATGGACAGGAGGGCTGGGTCCACAGCAAATACACCGATTGAAACCTTTATTCGCGTAAAAAATCCCGATACCAATCTGCGCAGCGATCCGAAGACCAATTATCCGGTCGTGGGCATTGTGCAGCCGGGCCACATGTTTCCGATCGTCCAAACCGAGGGAGACTGGTATCTGATTCAGTTTCCCGACCAGTCCTTCGCCTATATCGCGAGCTGGATTGTGGACCGGGTGCTGCCGGACGGAAGCCAGATGCTGGGCGGAGCCGACAGCCTTGGGATCGACTGGGGCCACGGGATGACCGGCAGCGAGACCGTCTATATTTACCACACGCATAACCGGGAGTCCTGGCGCAATGTCGCCAGCCACACAAACGGCAATTCCGTAGATGATCCCGCGATGCGATTGGAAACGGCTTACCCTGGCTTGTCGCGCGGAATCATTCTGAAAGGGAGCAGAAGCCTTGGCTGA
- a CDS encoding chromate transporter has protein sequence MIYLQLFWAFFISNILGYGGGPPSIPLIQNEVVDHYGWLSMQEFGEILAVGNALPSPIATKLAGYIGYQVAGVPGAAVALLATIAPTAIAMILLLGFLNLFRNSPQVKAMTQSVRPIVTVLLGVMTYEFLKGAVEGIGWMQTGILTAASFLLLEKWKLHPALVIVMAMGYGFFFIG, from the coding sequence ATGATATACCTGCAATTGTTTTGGGCCTTTTTTATCTCCAATATTCTCGGGTATGGAGGCGGACCGCCTAGTATCCCTCTGATTCAAAATGAGGTCGTCGACCATTACGGCTGGCTGTCGATGCAAGAATTCGGCGAAATTCTCGCTGTCGGCAACGCGCTTCCCAGTCCGATTGCGACCAAGCTGGCGGGTTACATCGGCTACCAGGTGGCAGGCGTTCCCGGTGCCGCAGTCGCCCTGCTGGCTACGATCGCACCGACAGCAATCGCCATGATTCTGCTGCTGGGTTTTCTCAATCTCTTTCGCAATTCTCCCCAGGTGAAGGCGATGACACAGTCTGTCCGCCCGATCGTCACGGTGCTGCTGGGCGTAATGACGTATGAATTTCTAAAAGGTGCGGTTGAAGGAATTGGCTGGATGCAGACGGGCATCCTCACAGCCGCATCGTTTCTCTTGTTGGAAAAGTGGAAGCTGCACCCTGCTCTTGTGATCGTGATGGCGATGGGATACGGATTTTTCTTTATCGGCTAA
- a CDS encoding methyl-accepting chemotaxis protein: MKANAVFGPLFAPFARLHRNVRLQTKITVPLLCLLLVSSSIVGGVFYYQAKQVIISQMEARLESETEKIREKIALMKFTFAADEKTYKKRLQYELRQQQAALAQKGLAIQQFMVREGRFEPLENITKQSIDFPAELGIEIQEQRFGVTHVDVGGTVHTLAYTHSPEENFIYVIAVKQEQYLAPLVQTGRFIAFTITASLLLSLMLCWLIVRGITAPFQALIGKMRQVSAGDLTQRTDLDHEGPEIRSIADSFNHMVAQMAEIVNQIKQMITQLNRDGYDIRHAAEEAGERSSLLALRLETVNRGVEETASSTATASSSFQRMKADMDEMLSAITSVLSSGQDMEKVAQHGQERIDELTAMIRRFSQTYEQLDMRMTALHDQSESIGSVVSLIQNIAKQTKMLALNATIEAARAGQYGRGFAVVADEVAKLAGESEKATVEIAKIVRSIQAETYSVSAETTQASEQLQESMTKLSEAENAFLQLRRAIDRTATELEAASSDLSNISRDLGEVDAALETFVAISQETKTSTEEMLHTSREQLSSIEKSRKLANELLAQSGRLHELSNQFHVG, encoded by the coding sequence ATGAAAGCAAATGCTGTTTTTGGGCCGCTGTTTGCACCATTTGCCCGTTTGCACAGGAATGTACGGCTCCAGACAAAGATAACCGTTCCGCTCCTGTGCCTCTTGCTGGTTTCATCCTCAATCGTAGGGGGCGTGTTTTACTATCAGGCCAAACAGGTGATCATCTCGCAAATGGAAGCCCGGCTGGAATCAGAGACAGAGAAAATTCGGGAAAAAATTGCATTGATGAAATTTACATTCGCTGCTGACGAAAAAACATACAAAAAAAGGCTGCAGTACGAACTGCGCCAGCAGCAAGCCGCATTGGCCCAAAAAGGGCTGGCGATTCAACAATTCATGGTGCGGGAAGGCCGCTTTGAACCCCTCGAAAATATCACCAAGCAATCGATCGATTTTCCGGCGGAGCTGGGCATCGAGATCCAGGAACAGCGCTTTGGCGTCACCCATGTCGATGTCGGCGGCACGGTACATACATTGGCTTACACCCACTCGCCTGAGGAGAATTTCATCTACGTCATCGCCGTGAAGCAGGAGCAATATCTCGCGCCGCTGGTCCAGACGGGCAGGTTCATCGCGTTTACGATTACGGCCAGCCTGCTGCTTTCGCTCATGCTCTGCTGGCTGATCGTCCGCGGCATCACGGCTCCGTTTCAGGCCCTGATCGGCAAGATGCGCCAGGTGAGTGCCGGAGACCTGACGCAGCGGACCGACCTGGATCACGAGGGTCCGGAGATCCGTTCCATTGCCGACAGCTTTAATCACATGGTGGCGCAAATGGCCGAGATCGTGAACCAGATCAAGCAGATGATCACCCAGCTGAACCGCGACGGCTACGACATTCGGCATGCCGCCGAAGAAGCCGGCGAACGCTCCTCCCTCCTGGCTCTCCGGCTGGAGACGGTCAATCGCGGTGTAGAAGAAACGGCCAGCTCCACCGCGACGGCCTCCTCCTCTTTCCAACGGATGAAAGCCGATATGGACGAAATGCTTTCCGCCATCACCTCGGTGCTCTCTTCGGGTCAGGACATGGAAAAGGTAGCCCAGCACGGCCAGGAACGGATTGACGAGCTGACCGCGATGATCCGCCGTTTCTCGCAAACATACGAGCAGCTGGATATGCGGATGACCGCCCTGCATGATCAATCGGAGTCGATCGGCAGCGTAGTCTCCCTGATCCAGAACATCGCCAAACAGACGAAAATGCTGGCGCTCAATGCGACGATCGAAGCCGCCCGGGCCGGACAGTACGGGCGAGGCTTCGCCGTCGTCGCTGATGAAGTGGCCAAGCTGGCCGGAGAATCAGAAAAGGCCACGGTCGAGATCGCCAAAATCGTGAGAAGCATCCAGGCGGAAACCTATTCCGTCTCGGCCGAAACCACGCAAGCCTCCGAGCAGCTGCAAGAGAGCATGACAAAGCTCTCGGAAGCAGAAAATGCCTTTCTCCAGCTCCGCCGCGCCATCGACCGGACGGCAACCGAGCTGGAAGCGGCCAGCTCTGATTTGTCCAACATTTCCCGGGATCTGGGAGAGGTCGACGCTGCATTGGAGACCTTCGTCGCCATTTCCCAAGAGACGAAGACCAGCACGGAAGAGATGCTGCATACCTCTCGTGAGCAGCTCTCTTCCATTGAGAAGTCCCGGAAGCTGGCCAATGAATTGCTGGCGCAGTCAGGCCGCCTGCATGAACTAAGCAATCAATTTCACGTGGGGTAG
- a CDS encoding SH3 domain-containing protein produces MTIRTMSVAVCTLFVFLLVPASPAQAATHVEIAVDQLNIRSTPGTDNPIIGTLAKGMRLSILAQQKDWTKVKLANGQEGWVHSKYTD; encoded by the coding sequence GTGACTATTCGTACCATGTCGGTCGCTGTTTGTACCCTGTTTGTCTTTTTGCTGGTGCCCGCCTCGCCTGCACAGGCGGCCACCCACGTCGAGATCGCGGTTGATCAATTGAATATTCGCAGCACTCCCGGTACCGATAACCCGATTATCGGCACCCTTGCCAAAGGAATGCGGCTCTCGATCCTCGCACAGCAAAAGGATTGGACAAAAGTGAAGCTGGCAAATGGACAGGAGGGCTGGGTCCACAGCAAATACACCGATTGA
- a CDS encoding ABC transporter ATP-binding protein: protein MDMLHVKRLSKIYGGRVTYRALTDIDFTIKKGEFVGIMGPSGSGKTTLLNMISTIDSPTSGEVLLNGTNPHQLKRAELALFRRRELGFVFQDFNLLDTLTIGENIVLPLTLDGKSVAEMDEKLSAVAEKLGITDILEKRTYEVSGGQRQRAAIARAIIHTPSLLLADEPTGNLDSKASRNVMETLEAINKTDGATMMMVTHDPLAASYCHRVLFIKDGQLHNEMYRGDSRQAFFQKIIDALSLLGGNLHDLSSIRV from the coding sequence ATGGATATGCTGCATGTGAAGCGCCTCAGCAAAATATATGGAGGCAGGGTAACCTATCGGGCATTGACCGATATTGATTTTACGATTAAAAAAGGGGAGTTCGTCGGAATCATGGGGCCGTCGGGAAGCGGAAAGACGACGCTGCTCAATATGATCTCGACGATCGACTCGCCGACATCCGGGGAAGTTCTGCTGAACGGCACCAACCCGCACCAGTTGAAGCGGGCCGAGCTGGCCTTGTTCCGCAGAAGAGAGCTCGGCTTTGTCTTTCAGGACTTCAACCTCCTGGATACGCTGACCATCGGCGAGAACATCGTCCTGCCCCTGACGCTGGACGGCAAAAGCGTAGCCGAAATGGACGAGAAGCTGAGTGCGGTCGCGGAAAAACTGGGAATCACGGACATTTTGGAAAAGCGGACCTACGAGGTCTCGGGAGGGCAGCGGCAACGGGCGGCCATCGCCCGCGCGATTATCCATACGCCGTCGCTCCTGCTGGCGGATGAGCCGACCGGCAATCTCGACTCCAAAGCATCGCGCAATGTGATGGAAACCCTGGAGGCGATCAACAAGACCGACGGGGCGACGATGATGATGGTGACGCATGACCCGCTCGCGGCGAGCTATTGCCACCGCGTCCTGTTCATCAAGGACGGGCAGCTGCACAATGAAATGTACCGCGGAGACAGCAGACAGGCATTTTTCCAGAAGATCATCGATGCCTTGTCGCTTTTGGGAGGGAACCTGCATGACCTTTCGTCAATTCGCGTTTAA
- a CDS encoding DUF169 domain-containing protein — protein sequence MSLQKLSEAIQAYIRPDTFPVGVKIVKNDSDLPAKAKRPSRDLGYLITICQAVSFSRRYGWTIAMNGADLSCPIAQVAFGYEEQLPFYSEGHLACGMYTDSLEAGAKSEQDVPKFSPEESGYYVSFPLERATVEPDVVVIYGNSAQIMRLVAGMLYKRGGSIPSTFSSRADCADIAIKPLQTGEPQVIVPCYGDRLFAQTQDHEMAFSFHYRDAEELIEGLEGTNKGGIRYPIPTYLRYQAEFPPTYQKLAAMFPGAAAKGSAEE from the coding sequence ATGAGCCTGCAAAAGTTGAGCGAAGCCATTCAAGCCTATATCCGACCCGACACCTTTCCGGTCGGGGTCAAAATCGTCAAAAACGATAGCGATCTCCCAGCCAAAGCGAAGCGTCCGTCGCGCGATTTGGGGTATCTGATCACCATCTGCCAGGCCGTCAGCTTTTCCCGGCGCTACGGCTGGACCATCGCCATGAACGGAGCCGATCTCTCCTGTCCCATCGCACAGGTGGCGTTTGGTTACGAGGAGCAGCTGCCCTTTTACTCCGAAGGGCATCTTGCCTGCGGGATGTACACGGATTCTCTGGAGGCCGGAGCGAAAAGCGAGCAGGATGTGCCCAAATTTTCGCCGGAAGAGAGCGGGTACTACGTCTCCTTTCCGCTGGAGCGGGCGACGGTCGAACCGGATGTGGTCGTGATCTACGGAAATTCCGCGCAAATCATGAGACTGGTCGCGGGGATGCTGTACAAGCGGGGAGGTTCGATTCCCTCTACCTTCTCCAGCCGGGCGGACTGTGCCGATATCGCGATCAAGCCGCTGCAGACCGGGGAGCCGCAAGTGATCGTCCCTTGCTATGGCGACCGGCTTTTTGCCCAGACGCAGGATCACGAGATGGCCTTCAGCTTTCACTATCGCGACGCTGAAGAACTGATCGAGGGTTTGGAAGGAACCAACAAGGGAGGAATCCGCTATCCCATCCCGACCTATCTGCGCTACCAGGCGGAGTTCCCGCCGACGTATCAGAAGCTGGCGGCTATGTTTCCCGGTGCGGCTGCCAAGGGAAGTGCGGAGGAATGA
- a CDS encoding MBL fold metallo-hydrolase, whose amino-acid sequence MRDSFIPVTSIASGLGQEVAPDVYALCVQVVNLCFVGDPLTKKWVLVDAGMPRSTPDILAHVGDRFGQDARPEAIILTHGHFDHIGAVQELSSLWDVPVYAHELEKPYLDGTANYPEPDSTVEGGMVAKMSPMFPNGGIDLGHRLRVLPPDGTVPHMPGWRWIHTPGHAPGHISLFREEDRTLIAGDAFVTVRQDSLYQVLTQTVEISGPPRYLTTDWEAAKESVIKLEALRPACAITGHGFPVYGEQLSSGLARLVRDFDSIAVPDYGRYVEPPSDAAQPDAPLY is encoded by the coding sequence ATGCGGGATTCGTTTATTCCAGTGACATCCATCGCCAGCGGACTGGGCCAGGAGGTTGCCCCCGATGTGTACGCCTTGTGCGTCCAGGTGGTCAATCTCTGTTTTGTTGGCGATCCATTGACCAAGAAATGGGTTCTCGTCGATGCCGGGATGCCCAGGTCCACACCTGATATTCTCGCACATGTGGGGGATCGGTTCGGGCAGGACGCTCGTCCCGAGGCCATTATTTTGACCCACGGCCACTTTGACCATATTGGAGCCGTACAGGAGCTGTCCTCGCTCTGGGATGTGCCGGTCTACGCCCACGAGCTGGAGAAGCCTTACCTGGACGGCACGGCGAATTATCCCGAACCGGACAGCACAGTCGAGGGCGGGATGGTCGCCAAAATGTCCCCGATGTTTCCAAATGGGGGCATTGATCTGGGGCATCGCCTCCGGGTTCTGCCGCCGGACGGCACTGTCCCCCATATGCCGGGCTGGCGCTGGATTCATACGCCCGGACATGCTCCCGGCCACATCTCCCTGTTCCGCGAAGAGGATCGCACCTTGATTGCCGGGGATGCCTTTGTTACCGTCAGACAGGACTCTCTCTACCAGGTGTTGACCCAGACCGTCGAGATCTCCGGGCCTCCCCGCTACCTGACCACGGATTGGGAAGCCGCCAAAGAGTCTGTGATCAAGCTGGAAGCTCTCCGCCCCGCATGTGCCATCACCGGGCACGGATTTCCTGTCTACGGCGAACAGCTCTCCTCCGGTCTGGCCAGGCTGGTGCGCGACTTTGACAGCATCGCCGTTCCCGACTATGGCCGCTATGTAGAACCTCCCAGCGATGCCGCCCAGCCAGACGCTCCTCTTTACTAG
- a CDS encoding aminopeptidase → MADPRINELASRLIRYSLNLQKGEKVLIENTGIQVPLVRALVREAFAVGALPLVTLKDQEIMRALMQGTSQEHMELMAKHELARMKDVDAYIAIRAFDNINEYADISEEKMGLYARHFYQPVHTNERVPNKRWVVLRYPNKSMAQLSNMSLEGFEDFYFDVCNLDYSKMSRAMDPLVELMERTDRVRLVGTKTDLTFSIKGIPAIKCDGKRNIPDGEVYTAPIRDSVEGTIFYNTASNYNGISFTDVQFTFSQGKIVEATSSNTKALNDILDTDEGARYIGEFAIGFNPHIKHPMLDILFDEKIAGSFHFTPGNAYTVADNGNRSSVHWDLVQIQRPEYGGGEIWFDDVLIRKDGRFVLPELEGLNPENLV, encoded by the coding sequence ATGGCAGATCCGCGCATCAATGAACTGGCCAGTCGCCTCATCCGTTATTCCCTCAATTTGCAAAAAGGCGAAAAGGTGCTGATCGAAAACACCGGCATTCAGGTGCCGCTGGTACGGGCACTTGTACGGGAAGCCTTTGCCGTAGGAGCTCTCCCGCTCGTCACCCTGAAAGACCAGGAGATCATGCGAGCCCTGATGCAAGGCACCAGCCAGGAGCATATGGAGCTGATGGCCAAGCATGAACTGGCCCGCATGAAAGATGTAGATGCCTATATCGCCATCCGCGCTTTTGACAACATCAACGAATACGCGGACATCTCCGAAGAGAAAATGGGACTGTACGCCCGTCATTTCTACCAGCCGGTCCACACCAACGAACGTGTCCCGAACAAGCGCTGGGTCGTGCTCCGCTACCCCAACAAATCGATGGCGCAGCTCTCCAACATGAGCCTGGAGGGTTTTGAAGATTTCTATTTTGATGTATGCAATCTCGACTATTCCAAAATGTCCCGGGCGATGGACCCGCTGGTGGAATTGATGGAGCGCACAGACCGCGTCCGTCTCGTCGGCACGAAAACCGACCTGACCTTCTCGATCAAGGGCATCCCGGCGATCAAGTGCGACGGAAAGCGCAACATTCCCGACGGCGAAGTCTACACCGCACCGATCCGCGATTCGGTGGAAGGCACGATTTTCTACAATACGGCCTCCAATTATAACGGCATCTCCTTTACCGATGTGCAGTTTACCTTCTCCCAGGGGAAAATCGTCGAGGCGACCAGCTCCAATACCAAGGCCCTGAACGATATCCTGGACACGGATGAGGGCGCCCGCTACATCGGCGAGTTCGCCATCGGCTTTAACCCGCACATCAAGCATCCGATGCTGGACATCCTGTTTGACGAAAAGATCGCCGGCAGCTTCCACTTCACGCCGGGCAATGCGTATACAGTGGCAGACAACGGAAACCGCTCCTCCGTTCACTGGGATCTGGTGCAAATCCAGCGTCCCGAGTACGGCGGCGGGGAAATCTGGTTCGACGATGTGCTGATCCGCAAAGACGGACGCTTTGTCTTGCCTGAGCTGGAAGGTTTGAACCCGGAAAATTTGGTGTAG